In the genome of Chryseobacterium sp. 52, the window GTATGCAAATTACCTTCAGATTCAGAAGTCCGTTACCCAATATTTCCCGGACAATACCAAGATTTCAGAACCGAAAGGAGGCTTTATGTTGTGGCTGGAGCTGGATAAAAGAATCTGTACGGAAGATCTGTATGATGAGGCAATGAGCCATAAAATAAATTTTGCTCCCGGAAGAATGTTTTCGCAGTACAATCAGTACCAGAACTGTATGCGTCTGAACTATGCCCTGGAATGGACAGACAGGGTAGAAAGTGACTTAGAGAAGTTGGCGAAAATGATAAAAAAAAGAATTTAATTAAACCCTATAGTGATGAATGATATGAATAATGAAGTTAAAATTATAAACTACGAATCTCAGTACAAAGAAGCTTTCAAAGCATTAAATGAAGAATGGATCAAAACGTTTTTTACCATGGAAGCGGGCGATTATAAACTATTGGACAACCCTGAAGAACACATTATAGAAAAAGGAGGTCATATCGTTGTTGCACTTTTGGATAACGAACCTGTAGGAACCTGTGCCTTAGTAAAATTGACAGACGAACCTCTTACATTTGAGCTGTCAAAGATGGCGGTGAGCCCTAAAGCTCAGGGAAAGAAAATAGGGTATCTTGTAGGGCAGGCATTGGTAGATAAAGCCAGAGCATTAAAAGCTGAAAGTATTTTTCTCGAAACAAATTCTGTACTGGTTCCTGCCATAAAGCTG includes:
- a CDS encoding GNAT family N-acetyltransferase; this encodes MNDMNNEVKIINYESQYKEAFKALNEEWIKTFFTMEAGDYKLLDNPEEHIIEKGGHIVVALLDNEPVGTCALVKLTDEPLTFELSKMAVSPKAQGKKIGYLVGQALVDKARALKAESIFLETNSVLVPAIKLYEKLGFKHLPLSGSSYDRCDTQMLLKIND